The proteins below come from a single Thalassobaculum sp. OXR-137 genomic window:
- a CDS encoding mobilization protein: MARKTIEERLAQLDAQRAALKARLSKQERANDTRRKVLLGALVLHRLENSNDPDFTKRLGDWLRRELPGFLTRDGDKELFADLLGKAADTQTAGSAGEASS, encoded by the coding sequence ATGGCGCGCAAAACGATCGAAGAACGTCTAGCCCAACTGGATGCGCAGCGCGCCGCGCTCAAGGCCCGGCTGTCTAAGCAGGAACGCGCCAACGATACACGCCGCAAGGTGCTGCTCGGCGCGCTCGTCCTGCATCGGCTCGAAAACTCCAATGATCCAGATTTCACCAAGCGGCTCGGTGACTGGCTCCGTCGAGAACTGCCCGGATTCCTGACACGCGACGGCGATAAGGAACTCTTTGCCGATCTACTCGGCAAGGCGGCCGACACGCAAACGGCAGGGAGCGCCGGGGAAGCCAGCTCATGA
- the traA gene encoding Ti-type conjugative transfer relaxase TraA: MAIYHLSMKPVSRTKGRSAVASMAYRAGEKLTNERDGITHDYTAKQGVEHAEIVLPQGVSADWARDRSDLWNAAEFAEKRKDARVAREFEIALPHELSAEQRLEVTREFAQELANRYGAAVDFAIHAPHDASDVRNHHAHVMMTTRQVTEDGLGDKTYLERENKWLLANDLPTTDMQLRDLRQRWEGIANERLAMAGLDIRIDHRSHMERGLEIAPTEHMGVHASQMERRGLDVSRSRLDEDAARRNAELIREKPEQVLTIITSEKSVFDRRDVARALHRYINDDPQEFQSAFAKVMASPALVELQPERAHVVGDHATGEIELARFSTREMVEIESGMVASAERMHAAQSHGVDRRHVERAIDRQDAAIQRSAGDMTARLSDEQRRAIEHITGPERIAAVVGYAGAGKSTMLAAAREAWEAEGYQVHGAALSGKAAEGLEESSGIQSRTLASWSRGWENDRHQLGRGDVFVIDEAGMVGSRQLSQFVTEAEARGAKIVLVGDHEQLQAIGAGAPFRAITEEIGHAELSEIRRQRVDWQREASVDFATHRTAEGLAAYRDHGSISFAETGEDARGEIVRDYLADRDERPDGTRVAMAHRRADVRAINDAIRTELQDRGELAQGNVPAVGSDAGALTFQTNDGKREFAPGDRIVFLENNRDLGVKNGMLGTVEHVEAGRIVAQLDGRGGDSVSVPMGDYQAIDHGYATTIHKNQGATVDRAYVMASGTMDRHLTYVAMTRHRDSVQLYAAQDEFTNAGRLVEYGAAPYEHDPQKSDSYFVTLENDKGEQRTLWGVDLERAMKEAAPEIGEKIGLQHEGSTPVTLPDGTQTHRNTWKVQDAGELAYDQLERRLSRSGVKETTLDYTRDFAERRGIAEQMGVRSEIEIPAEHAGLRPDRESTAERHPGERERIEDRAPRSSQKVGRDLAQDLRADPRADLVGDRQQRRNPFEGLKLGRGAAVEGPQQDRAGEDGLQIDQKRPQQAEKQRRGMFAGLKLNARSAPSQERTERPEREGSLRQAPAPDRLAERARGQSPLEQAVDRYARAYQSIDQHRREGLPVLDMQRQEMGAAGQQLDQVQAGMKDLMRSTLENDPATARAMTELSGRERVAHVIDGMKRENAALQDPNVRAERFVNRWQELQGQRRELRGWQHDDTRAKVENQMSGLAKSLERDPQAESLVRNRSRELGIGQELRRGQSIARELQEEMTRSRQISRGIGLGM, encoded by the coding sequence TTGGCGATCTATCATTTGAGCATGAAGCCAGTTTCGAGGACGAAGGGCCGTAGCGCCGTCGCTTCGATGGCCTATCGTGCCGGGGAAAAGCTGACCAACGAGCGCGACGGGATCACGCATGACTACACGGCCAAGCAGGGCGTGGAACATGCGGAGATCGTCTTGCCGCAAGGTGTCTCTGCCGATTGGGCGCGCGATCGGTCGGATTTGTGGAATGCCGCCGAGTTTGCCGAAAAGCGGAAGGACGCCCGCGTCGCGCGGGAGTTCGAGATTGCCTTGCCACATGAGCTTTCGGCCGAGCAGCGGCTAGAGGTAACACGCGAGTTCGCGCAGGAGCTGGCGAACCGTTATGGCGCGGCGGTGGATTTTGCGATCCATGCGCCGCATGACGCCAGCGACGTTCGCAATCATCATGCCCATGTGATGATGACCACGCGGCAGGTGACGGAGGATGGCTTAGGCGACAAGACCTATCTTGAGCGCGAAAACAAATGGCTCTTGGCGAACGACCTGCCGACGACCGACATGCAGCTTCGCGACCTTCGCCAGAGGTGGGAGGGGATCGCCAATGAGCGGCTGGCGATGGCCGGGCTTGATATTCGCATCGACCATCGTTCGCACATGGAGCGCGGGCTTGAGATCGCGCCGACCGAGCATATGGGCGTCCATGCCTCGCAGATGGAGCGGCGCGGCCTCGACGTGTCGCGGTCGCGGTTGGACGAGGATGCGGCCCGGCGCAATGCCGAGCTGATCCGCGAGAAGCCCGAGCAGGTTCTCACGATCATCACCAGCGAAAAGAGCGTGTTCGACCGGCGCGACGTGGCGCGGGCGCTGCATCGCTACATCAACGACGACCCGCAGGAGTTTCAAAGCGCGTTTGCGAAGGTGATGGCCTCGCCGGCACTGGTCGAGTTGCAGCCCGAGCGCGCCCACGTAGTGGGGGACCATGCAACGGGCGAGATCGAGCTTGCACGGTTCTCAACCCGCGAAATGGTCGAGATCGAATCCGGCATGGTGGCGTCGGCCGAGCGGATGCACGCGGCACAATCGCATGGTGTCGATCGCCGGCATGTCGAGCGCGCCATAGATCGACAGGACGCCGCCATTCAGCGGAGCGCCGGCGACATGACGGCGCGGCTTTCGGACGAGCAGCGCCGGGCGATCGAGCATATCACCGGGCCGGAGCGGATCGCGGCCGTTGTCGGTTATGCCGGCGCTGGCAAGTCCACCATGCTCGCGGCGGCGCGCGAGGCATGGGAGGCCGAGGGCTATCAGGTCCACGGCGCGGCCCTGTCGGGCAAGGCGGCCGAGGGGTTGGAGGAATCTTCCGGCATCCAGAGCCGCACACTGGCGTCATGGTCCCGCGGTTGGGAGAACGATCGTCACCAGCTCGGCCGCGGCGATGTGTTCGTGATCGACGAGGCCGGCATGGTCGGGAGCCGCCAGCTCTCCCAGTTCGTCACCGAGGCCGAGGCGCGCGGGGCGAAGATCGTCCTAGTCGGGGACCATGAGCAGTTGCAAGCAATCGGGGCCGGCGCACCGTTCCGGGCGATCACGGAGGAAATCGGCCATGCCGAGCTTTCGGAGATTCGCCGGCAGCGCGTGGACTGGCAGCGGGAGGCTTCCGTTGACTTCGCCACGCACCGGACGGCCGAGGGGCTGGCGGCCTACCGGGATCATGGCAGTATCAGCTTTGCCGAGACGGGCGAGGACGCGCGGGGCGAGATCGTGCGCGATTACCTTGCCGATCGCGATGAGCGTCCGGACGGCACCCGGGTTGCGATGGCGCATCGCCGGGCCGATGTGCGCGCCATCAATGACGCGATCCGGACGGAGCTACAGGACCGGGGCGAGCTGGCGCAGGGCAACGTGCCCGCCGTGGGCTCGGACGCCGGCGCGCTGACCTTCCAGACCAATGACGGCAAGCGGGAGTTCGCGCCGGGCGACCGCATCGTGTTCTTGGAGAACAACCGCGACCTTGGCGTGAAAAACGGGATGCTAGGCACGGTCGAGCATGTCGAGGCCGGCCGGATCGTCGCGCAGCTCGACGGCCGGGGCGGCGATAGCGTTTCCGTGCCGATGGGCGACTATCAGGCGATCGACCACGGTTATGCGACGACGATTCACAAAAATCAGGGCGCGACGGTCGACCGTGCCTATGTGATGGCGTCGGGGACGATGGACCGGCATCTAACCTATGTCGCCATGACCCGGCATCGCGACAGCGTGCAGCTCTACGCCGCCCAGGACGAGTTCACCAATGCCGGCCGCCTGGTCGAGTATGGGGCCGCGCCCTATGAGCACGACCCGCAAAAGTCCGACAGCTATTTTGTGACGCTGGAAAACGACAAGGGCGAGCAGCGCACCCTATGGGGCGTCGATCTTGAGCGCGCCATGAAGGAGGCCGCGCCGGAGATCGGGGAGAAGATCGGCCTTCAACATGAAGGTTCCACCCCTGTCACCTTGCCGGATGGCACACAGACGCACCGCAACACATGGAAGGTTCAGGACGCCGGCGAGCTGGCCTATGACCAGCTTGAACGCCGCCTGTCCCGGTCGGGCGTGAAGGAAACGACGCTCGATTATACCCGCGACTTTGCCGAGCGGCGCGGGATTGCCGAGCAAATGGGCGTCCGCAGCGAGATCGAGATTCCGGCCGAACATGCCGGGCTACGTCCGGACAGGGAGTCGACGGCCGAGCGGCACCCCGGCGAGCGGGAGCGGATCGAGGACCGTGCGCCGAGATCCTCGCAAAAAGTCGGCCGAGATCTCGCGCAGGATCTTCGTGCAGATCCGCGCGCGGATCTCGTCGGCGATCGGCAACAGCGCCGCAATCCGTTCGAGGGCCTGAAACTCGGGCGCGGCGCGGCGGTCGAGGGGCCGCAGCAGGATCGCGCCGGCGAGGACGGCCTGCAGATCGACCAGAAACGGCCGCAGCAGGCCGAGAAGCAGCGGCGCGGCATGTTCGCCGGCCTCAAGCTCAATGCGCGTTCTGCGCCCTCGCAGGAGCGCACAGAGCGGCCGGAAAGGGAGGGGAGCTTGCGGCAGGCGCCGGCGCCCGACCGGCTGGCCGAGCGGGCGCGGGGGCAGTCGCCGCTTGAGCAGGCCGTTGACCGCTATGCGCGGGCCTATCAGTCGATCGACCAGCACCGGCGCGAGGGCCTGCCGGTCCTCGACATGCAGCGGCAGGAAATGGGCGCTGCCGGCCAGCAGCTCGACCAGGTGCAGGCCGGCATGAAAGATTTGATGCGCTCGACGCTGGAAAACGACCCGGCAACGGCGCGCGCCATGACCGAGCTTTCCGGCCGGGAGCGTGTCGCCCATGTCATCGACGGGATGAAGCGCGAAAACGCCGCGCTGCAAGACCCCAATGTCAGGGCCGAGCGGTTCGTGAACCGCTGGCAGGAGCTACAGGGCCAGCGCCGAGAGCTTCGCGGCTGGCAACACGACGACACCCGCGCCAAGGTCGAAAACCAGATGAGCGGCCTTGCCAAGAGCCTTGAACGCGATCCGCAGGCGGAATCCCTCGTGCGCAATCGCAGCCGGGAGCTTGGAATCGGGCAGGAGCTGCGCCGGGGCCAGAGTATCGCCCGCGAGCTGCAAGAGGAAATGACACGCAGCCGGCAGATTAGCCGGGGCATCGGTTTGGGAATGTAG